DNA sequence from the Arthrobacter sp. V1I9 genome:
CCCGCATCGACGAGTTTCATCAGGGTGGGTCGAGACATGCTGAGCATGGTCGCGGCCTCGGTGCTGGTGAAGAGGTCCTTGGCGGGGAGCACGACGGCTCCGGTCGAGTGCTCGGCCTCGAGCAGTTCCAGCACCTTCTCTGCGCTCCGACGCGTCAGGTTGAGCGTCACTGTCACCTCATCCGGCGACGCGTCCAGCGCGTCACGCAGTGCTTGGATGTCAGCGGGAAGGATCCCCGACATATTGACCTCCAACTGAAACAAACGAAGCTAACTGAAATAACTGTAATCAAGTGCTGTAAGTGAAGTCAACCGGCGGAAGCGTGATTGACCCGCAAGGCAACACCTGGGCGCGAGCCAGCAGCGTGTCACACGGGCAGTCAGCCGATTGGGGGTCGAGCGCTGTTCCGACCCATAATCTCCATACCCCGCCCTCCGCTCACCTCGTTGGCGCTCTTGATGTTATGACCGCCTTTGAGTCCAAAGGCCGCGCCGCTGATGACCCCGATGCCGATCAGGGCAAGCGGGACGAGAGGCAGGACCGTCGAACTTCGTGAGGGGGGTAAAGGTGTTCACAACCTCGAATCGTAGTGTCATCTGGCAGGGCCTGCAGGGAAGCGGCTCATCAAAGTTGTGTGTCGTCGTGGTTGGTACTTCGGCGGTGTTGGGCGAGGCTTTTCGATGAGGGAAGGTCCTACGTTCGCCATCCGGAAGAAGTGAAAGCGGTAGAAGGTATCCGCCGGAAACTTGAGGGCGGATCCGGCCCCGGGATGGGGGATTGGGCGGCTGTACTTCAGGAAACCACTGCAAAGCACTTTGCGGCAGCATCGACCCAAGCCGGCCTCGCTGACATCATCCGCATGTTCCGTACGGCTGATGTAGAGGTGGCCCGTGTACGGCTCAGCACCCGTAGAAATGATGAATCGCACAACCGGCGGGTAGAGGCGGCAGATCTTGCCGAAGCGACCAAGTTGGCAATGAACTGACCTTCGGACACTGACTCAGGCAGCGGGATTTCTGGCAGATATGCCGTTGAGACACGTGACTGCAACATCATGGGACACGTTAGCCCGGGAGGCCACGGTGTCCTACCGGGAAATGATTGGTGACCATTGGGTTGTAAAATCCCAAACGGATCAGGTGCAGTCAAATGACATCGAAACCGACAGCCTTTACATACTCGACCCCGACGGCAAGTGGCACTTGATGCGGCCATTCGTCGTAGTACGGCATTGTCCACAGTGCCGAACCATCTCAACTTTTCACGTGGACGCAGTGACCAACGGGACGGTTCGCCTCAAGAGCATTGAGAACGGGCACACAGTCATGGATGAACAGGAACTGCCTGCTCTAAAGAAGGTTGGCTTGCTCTGAGATCCGGTAAGCAAGCAACCAAGGCAGAGGTTCGGGACACCAGCCCGCATTGTGGCTTTGTTGCCCGGGCTGCCGCTGCCTGAGGCACATGCGGTCCAGTAGGGACTATTCGGGAAGAATCTTGGTGTAAAAAGAACCAACTAGTTTGACTACGGGAAGACTCGACCGAGCCCATAGCCCCGCCTAAACGCAGGGGAGGGGAATGGTCCTCGGGACCAAGTGGCCTGGCAATCTACACTTCTTGTGGGATCGGAGGCTAGTTGGTGGTTTGACGACTAGTTGGCGATTTCGTCGTAAGTAGTTTGGCGAAAAACTGGCCTAGTTGGCGATTGGGCCAACCGTTCAGATCTAGCTATCTCCCCAATCCACTGCTGGCCAAACTGCTGCGCGCCCCGTGGCCAGCAGTGGATTGGGTGTTATGGGTAGTGAGCAGAGCGTCTGGGTGTACCTTTCAGTTCTTAGCATTTGGCGGAGTGCCACCCGTTAGCGCCGCGGCATGACTCTACCAAGCAGGGCAGGTTGTC
Encoded proteins:
- a CDS encoding helix-turn-helix domain-containing protein, with the translated sequence MSGILPADIQALRDALDASPDEVTVTLNLTRRSAEKVLELLEAEHSTGAVVLPAKDLFTSTEAATMLSMSRPTLMKLVDAGTVEHVRVGSHRRIPMRAIAKYQRDRQLEHEEAAAALEEFRSNISFGDAQ